The following proteins come from a genomic window of Sorghum bicolor cultivar BTx623 chromosome 3, Sorghum_bicolor_NCBIv3, whole genome shotgun sequence:
- the LOC8084843 gene encoding potassium/sodium hyperpolarization-activated cyclic nucleotide-gated channel 4, producing MSAMGYHQALRYLPDSEQQALQSHRPRPQSHRPRPLLVVKAKALDAAPVIPCLPDQGASDAAPVVASIPDQNASDAAPVPIVPDQGAPDTARLIIIKARDAWKAVALAAMKATRLPAAGVAVARRLCSFDSPTVVDDAGAGAGNNRYIMRRLTRLVMVRYLCSLLPSPLPAAATLFCILKANHPRRCKLWRITSVPDGTRSDPEQGVAAPPAAAAAPPAAPPSVAKVYHHRDLDLGSHIGEASSTASLQEIVEETAEARASTPNKAVANAGHPRHSLKELFMSSPSVSINNTGSRTPTSRGTKPHQPAWRPCCCDTHAVSPKHKRPLSGQSGGSPPKRRRAAGINALAGMLAPNPHPSRCRRSSRAHHAGSGGPPPMPPPPPAAPAPEGAAPHSSVFESACSDSLVLPDDPTPASVAQKNPLAPSNSPAPPDPNSSALHPVPNPQAQASGVDIANPNNPPATADPNSSALQTVPNPQAQAPGVGNANPNDPPAPADPNLQQPQPPLPQGQALVAAAAIQGGQPAPNPAPVAVDNVNPNDRNFNWELGHLDIASQALNTLYQRRDDDAQIWHPERKVHYTWALMSGFVVVACGILASTASIDLSFIRGVGSVCARLSSIGATTLVIYVLSDTVGRLPGFIFGGIATTFMILLWLAGNPEDRAIFFRLLVFILKMIFRLLLFIVKMIFWYPGVLLSTGLGYIKGWIQTGFSKAKNGIKAYFEHPTGQGAEGPRGNARVGP from the exons ACCAGGCTCTCAGATACCTCCCCGACTCGGAGCAGCAGGCGCTGCAGAGCCACCGTCCCAGACCCCAGAGCCACCGTCCCAGACCCCTCCTCGTCGTGAAGGCGAAGGCGTTGGACGCCGCCCCCGTCATCCCCTGCCTCCCCGACCAGGGCGCGTCGGACGCCGCCCCCGTCGTCGCCAGCATTCCCGACCAGAATGCGTCGGACGCCGCCCCGGTCCCCATCGTCCCCGACCAGGGCGCACCGGACACTGCCCgcctcatcatcatcaaggcGAGGGATGCATGGAAGGCGGTCGCATTGGCGGCCATGAAGGCTACTCGGCTACCAGCAGCGGGAGTCGCCGTGGCGCGTCGTCTATGCAGCTTCGACTCACCCACCGTCGTCGACGACGCGGGGGCGGGGGCAGGGAACAACCGCTACATCATGAGGCGCCTCACCCGCCTGGTCATGGTGAGGTACCTCTGTTCTCTGCTCCCGTCGCCTCTGCCCGCGGCCGCAACGCTGTTCTGCATCCTTAAGGCCAACCATCCCCGGCGCTGCAAGCTGTGGAGGATTACGAGCGTGCCAGATGGTACCCGAAGCGACCCCGAGCAAGGCGTCGCGGCCCCTCCCGCTGCAGCCGCGGCGCCTCCAGCTGCTCCTCCATCCGTCGCCAAGGTGTACCACCACCGCGACCTCGACCTCGGTAGCCACATCGGCGAGGCCTCATCCACGGCATCTCTACAGGAGATAGTCGAAGAGACAGCAGAGGCTCGCGCATCTACCCCAAACAAAGCTGTTGCGAACGCTGGCCATCCACGGCACTCGCTCAAGGAATTGTTCATGAGCTCGCCGTCCGTCAGCATCAACAACACGGGCTCCAGAACGCCTACGTCGCGGGGGACCAAGCCCCATCAGCCCGCGTGGCGACCCTGCTGCTGCGATACCCATGCGGTATCACCGAAGCACAAGCGTCCGCTCAGCGGCCAATCTGGCGGGTCTCCCCCAAAGCGACGCCGCGCGGCAGGGATCAATGCCTTGGCAGGGATGCTTGCTCCCAATCCTCATCCTTCCAGGTGTCGAAGATCATCTCGCGCTCATCATGCTGGCTCGGGAGGGCCTCCTCCGATGCCACCTCCCcctcctgctgctcctgctcctgaaggCGCTGCGCCACACTCTTCTGTGTTCGAATCGGCATGCAGTGATTCCCTTGTGCTTCCTGATGATCCTACTCCCGCAAGCGTCGCTCAGAAAAATCCACTAGCTCCTTCAAATTCTCCAGCACCTCCGGACCCAAATTCATCAGCACTCCATCCTGTTCCCAACCCTCAGGCTCAGGCTTCTGGTGTTGATATTGCCAATCCTAACAAT CCTCCAGCAACTGCGGACCCAAATTCATCAGCACTCCAGACTGTTCCCAACCCTCAGGCTCAGGCTCCTGGTGTTGGTAATGCCAATCCTAACGAT CCTCCAGCACCTGCGGACCCGAATTTgcagcagccgcagccgccTCTACCCCAAGGCCAAGCattggttgctgctgctgcgatTCAAGGAGGCCAGCCTGCTCCCAACCCGGCTCCTGTTGCAGTTGATAATGTTAATCCAAACGAT AGGAATTTCAATTGGGAACTAGGCCATCTGGATATCGCATCGCAAGCTTTAAACACGCTATACCAGCGGAGGGACGATGATGCCCAGATCTGGCACCCGGAGAGGAAAGTACATTACACATGGGCACTGATGTCAGGTTTCGTTGTGGTGGCCTGTGGTATCCTTGCGTCTACCGCCTCTATTGACCTGTCTTTCATTCGAGGCGTGGGTTCTGTGTGTGCTCGTCTGTCTTCAATTGGGGCAACAACCTTGGTGATTTATGTTCTGTCGGATACAGTTGGCCGACTGCCCGGTTTTATATTCGGTGGCATCGCTACAACTTTTATGATTCTGCTTTGGCTGGCGGGAAATCCTGAAGACCGGGCTATATTTTTCAGACTGTTGGTCTTCATTCTGAAGATGATTTTCAGACTGTTGCTCTTCATTGTGAAGATGATTTTCTGGTATCCTGGAGTTCTTCTTTCCACAGGATTGGGGTATATCAAGGGTTGGATTCAAACAGGTTTCAGTAAAGCAAAGAATGGAATCAAGGCTTACTTTGAACATCCAACAGGACAGGGGGCAGAAGGTCCTCGAGGAAATGCGCGGGTTGGTCCATAG